One Globicephala melas chromosome 17, mGloMel1.2, whole genome shotgun sequence DNA window includes the following coding sequences:
- the LOC115856690 gene encoding LOW QUALITY PROTEIN: spliceosome-associated protein CWC15 homolog (The sequence of the model RefSeq protein was modified relative to this genomic sequence to represent the inferred CDS: substituted 1 base at 1 genomic stop codon), giving the protein MTTAARPTFEPARGGRGKGEGDLSQLSKQYSSRDLPSHTKIKYRQTTQDAPEEVQNRDFRRELEERERAAAREKNRDRPTREHTTSSSVSKKPRLDQIPAANLNAGDPLTDEEDEDKDFEEKSDDDDTAALLAELEKIXKERAEEQSRKEQEQKAEEERICMENILSRNPLLNLTGPSQPQANFKVKRRWDDDVVFKNCAKGVDDQKKDKRFVNDTLRSEFHKKFMEKYIK; this is encoded by the exons ATGACAACAGCAGCTAGGCCAACTTTTGAACCTGCAAGAGGGGGGAGAGGTAAAGGAGAAGGTGATTTGAGCCAACTCTCAAAGCAATATTCAAGCAGAGACCTACCCTCTCatacaaagataaaatatagaCAGACCACTCAGGATGCCCCTGAAGAAGTTCAGAACCGTGACTTCAGGAGAGagttggaagagagagagagagctgctgcaagagaaaaaaacagagaccgACCAACCCGAGAACATACAACCTCCTCTTCAGTGTCAAAGAAGCCTCGGTTGGACCAGATTCCCGCTGCCAACCTCAATGCAGGCGACCCTCTAACAGATGAGGAAGATGAAGAT aaagattttgaagagaagagtgatgatgatgatactgcAGCTCTTCTTGCGGagctggaaaaaatttaaaaagaaagagctgAAGAGCAGTCCAGGAAGGAACAAGAACAAAAGGCTGAAGAAGAAAGGATTTGTATGGAAAACATTCTGAGTAGAAACCCTCTCCTTAATCTCACTGGCCCATCCCAGCCTCAGGCCAACTTCAAAGTTAAAAGAAGGTGGGATGATGATGTTGTTTTCAAGAACTGTGCAAAAGGTGTAGATGAtcagaagaaagacaaaagatTTGTAAATGATACGCTGCGATCTGAATTTCACAAAAAGttcatggaaaaatatattaaatag